The DNA segment GGGGGGGAAGGAAGGGGGCATAGATAGGCGACCTTTAAAACCTCTGCTTGCGTGCGTCGTCGTCCTATACACGCTGTATTTATATTGGGTATCACACTGTTCATCGCCCTTTTTTGTGTCGATGATTGATAAAAATTATCGTCAATCACTCTCGCGGTTTAACGCGCCTTCCCCCGATTTCCTTCCCTCTCCAAATATAATTCAAGTCCCAGCCCTGATAAGGGAAGCGAAGTAACGGCGGCCAATGCTTTCAATCAGCAATACCACTTTCGGGTAAAGCGAACGAGCGAAgtaaacaaattcaaaagcaACAGCGCGCACGCGGCGGGGCATGTTGCGTCGATCGTTTGCTGCGCACTGCTGCCCATAATGACTTCGGTGGGTCTCCTTGACGCGTATAGCTTACCCCTCCAACGACACAGCACGTTATTATGTCAGCGACTAAAGTTGGCTTTGCTTGCGCAGCTTTGAAAAGTCGCTCTGTATCGccgtctctctcgctctctatctccTTTCTCCCACTGCCAAAGGGGCACTTACAGAGGAAGGGAGTGTGGAGCGGGTCCTTCTTAATCGTTTTATGAACCTGTCCCTCTACACTTTGCCCCGTACGAGGCGGTTAATTTCACTTCTAATCCACACACACTTGCTGGTGTCATGTACCGGTTTTAGGTAACCATAAGTAGCGGCTGCTGCGTACTTTTTTGCCGTTGCAAAAGAAGAGACCATTCTGGAAAGATGCAAGTGCTAAGCAAGATGACCCCGGTGCCCGTCACCTGCCTGGAGTATGTGCACCCGTGGACGCAATCGTGCACCGTCGCGACGGCCGAACTGATGATCATTGGCGTCCAGTACTGTCTGCGCATATACGCAGCCGTTTATGCGGTAAGCTTCAATAATGTCTTACCTTTAACATAATTCAACTTCttataatttgaaatttcTTCGTAGCTCTCGCTGGTCATGCGCGGTCGGATACCGTCCCTGCCGGAGCTGAAGAAAACGTTGCGCGGCTGGCTGCAGTCGACCGCCTTCCTTACCACCAACGCGTTCAGCTACTCGATCATGATGTGCTCGCTGCGACGGCTGCTGGGAAGCTACAATTTCTACACCGCCTCGTACGTGCCCGCCTTCTTTGCCGCGCTCATCTCGATCATGGTGGAGCGCTCGTCCCGGCGGGCGCTGCTCGCGCTGTACGTGTCGAACGTGGCGACCGAAACGATGTGGAACATACTGCAATCGCGGGGGCTGGTGCGATCCATACCGCACGGTGAGATTGCCATCTTCGGTGTGGCCACCTCGGTGCTGATGTACTGCTACCGGAAGAACAGGCAGAAGGAGTATCGCGATTCGATGTTCGATGTCGTACGGTTCGCGATCGGTGATAGTGAGGTGATGAAGGGGGACACGCCGTCGGAAGGAGTGGAAACGTCGGCTGTACAGAACGTCGTCGGTCGTGCAGAATCGAGCCAGCGCGCTTCCAAGAGTCCAAAGTACCCTCTGCCCTTTATACAGGCGGCAGTGCAGGCTTACCTGCAGCTTACCGGCCGGTTGAAGGCAATGGGAAAGCATAAGCTGTGTCGTCATCGGTACGGCTGCGTGTATGATACGCTCTCTAGCGGTGGGCGCATGTTCTCGATCGGTCTCGGGATACAGGTCGTGATGAAGGCGGTGCTGCAGATGCGGAAGTTCATCAGCCGACCGGCACTGTTGCGCAAAACGTTCCTCAGCAAGGACATTGCCCGGCTGGGACTGTTCCTCGGTGGATTCACCTCTATCTATAAGGTAAGGAATGAGATTTCTTCAATAGCAGCGAACCTTCTGACAATTTTCCACTCTTTTTTAGATGTCTTCCTGTCTGCTACGTCATTTTACCGACAGTGATAGTCCAATGTTTGCCTTCCCTAGCGGACTGCTAGCTAGTGTTGCATTTGCCTTCTACTCCGACAACACCATTGCCTTGTACATTATGTGGAAAACGCTGCAGGTAATTGaaattgcaattaaaaaaaggatttttatcaaaattataCTAACATGGCTATTGAATTTACAGATTACTTACAACTGGGGCATAGAGAAGGGATACTTACCGCGCGTGCCCGGTTTCACGGTGATGCTGTACGCCGTCAGCACCGCCTTGCTGTTCCACGCTGCGACAATCGAGCCACAAAATCTGCGGCCAAGCTACTGGAAGTTTTTGCACTCCATTTCGGGCGGAAGGTAAGCAAGTCAACATGCCAACGTATGTGtacatttattgaaaatatccATTGCTTTCCATCCTCTTTGCCGTAGAATCTGCATCATGGATCGCAGCGGGTTCGATGTGTACGGGCTAAACACCTCCGGCCAGATACGCACCATGATGAACCTGTGCAAAACGGAACCAATCCTACAAGGACGACTGAGCTGAGTCCGTCAACTGGTCGGCAGAAATGTAATTACTTCGTGAACTGGAAGCCACCCGCCCGGCAAGCGCACCGAAATGGCTTTGGGTTGGGAGTTTGGAACAAGCTTTGAGCTTTTTATTGGACGGGACCGCGAAATGGTAAACCAAAAGCGATTGGACGAAAAACCAAAATCAAAGATTAGTTAACAGAACGAATTcatacacaaaacatacaacacacacacacacactaggcGCACTTAAGTGAAGCGGGTAATAGGATATAGGTAGGGTAGGTTTAGTACTGCTGTGTAATGCAAAATTCCTTGTTACGATTAGGACGGGTACTCAgtaagtttgttttgttgctttgcatacctttttttttgaaaatgcacGTCAGCatgtttcctttcgttttagttatgatgtttttttagatACATATTGAACTATCGTTGCCTTGTTTTGCTCTTAATGgacaaataaatttataaaagaaATGTTAACCATTTACCAGGCTTCCAGGCGAAAGCGTTTAAAATCCTCTCGCGCGTGATGGTAAAGCGTTGTTATGCTTTCAAGAAAAGCTTTCAAAAAAGCAAAGCGCTTTCCGAAAGCGGCTGCTATGATGTTTTCCCGAGCGGAGAGCAACACTTTCCCCATGCGGCAAACAACCGGTCGTCTCGCTCTAACCTACGTCACCAGATCCGATCGATTTCCAcagtacagcagcagcagcagtggcaggaAAAAAGGACTCGCGTCTTCCCCTATTATACTCACCGTACTTCCCCTGCCGCTTACATCCCGGTGCTCCGGTACTGTTGCGCGCTGCGTGCACACGGCGGGAGCTTTTCCACTTCGGAGGGGGTCCACTCTGCCGTGTTATTACGTCAACCGATGGGCCCATGTGAAACCGAAAGCCTGTGCGAACGGGACGGTACCatatcgtcgtcgtcgtcgtcatcatcatcatcgtcagcagcagcagcagcagcagcatcatcgtaCCCGAGTGCGCTCCTGCGGGCATCCGGAATTCGCGTACCGGCCGCGCGCTCGGGTCTCGGCTACTCACTCAGTAGCCGGAGAGATTTCATGCGGGTTGGTAGACGTTGCCGCTGTGCGTGCTGCAGAAAAAGCACAAGGGAGAACTTGTGTAGAGAGTTCATACACTACTTAGTGTCTGTTGAGCAACAGAACCAAGACCTCCCTCCTCCTTACCCTGGGgatggtgtttgtgtgagcgcgtgtgtgcctgtgtgtgtgtgtttgtggattaGGATTGTTCGGGAAACGGTGCAGGCAAACGGAAAGGGGAAGGGAAACACAACAGCAGGATCACAGGGACGGAAGAAAAATCTCAGCAGCCGGATTCGGCCCTGCTCCGGTGAGGTCCTCCGCTGACCCCTTTTTTCCCTGGATTTTTCTCCGTCctttctcctcctccttcacCGCCGTGTGCCGTGCATGTGTCACGCCAATTCTCGTTTGCTTTTTCAAACCTGAACGTATGCTACAAGGGAGGGAGAGAACGGGAGTGAGAAGAAAGTGCAAAACGAGCCAGAATTAGCAAtgtggtggtggcggctggTGTGCTAACGGAAGCGCACGGTACCAGCAGTAGTGCGCGAAGGGGTCGAGTTTTTTCTTACCCATTTCAGtcgtgtgcgagtgtgtgtgtgcgcttgttCTTGTGTGCCTCCATCTCCCCAAAAGGAAGTCGGTGGTAGACACTTCACAGGGTGTCCTTTAATTTGTCGCGTTTGGAGGAGgtcctttttgtgtgtgtctgtgcgctCCGCTCGCATCGGTGGTCCAGGTGGCGACACGGCGCTCGGGACACGCAGTGAAAGGGATTTGGTGCTCACTGGACCGTGCACCGGGTCTTGTGCCGTGAAATATGAATGGTGTTCCCTCTATTCTTCCCTATGGAGGTCTCGCTGAGGTGCTTGCTGTGCGTGGGGATTGCGTCCTATCCCTCTCCAATGTGTCTCCCAGGCACGTCCCGGGCAAACGATGAAGTTTGACGATACGCAATCCAAAAAGGCATGCTGATTGCCCTACGAAACAGAAAAATCCGTTAAACCGTTGTTTCGTGACCATGCTCGCTAAGCTTTTACCGCTCACCAACACACAGTTCCGAGCGGgtcacggggggggggggccttTTCGGTGTGGAATGGccaaccttcttttttttcttcatgctGGCGCTGCTGGTTCGATTGCGTGCGTTGCGAATAATATGGGCACTGGGTGGCACGATTTTCCACTTCGCCAACTCATTTGGTCCAAGCGCGGGCTtggctgagtgtgtgtgtgtatgctggtGTGCGCGACTTTTAGACGACAAAAAGCATACTACAAATGGAAGAAACACTGGAGCATGATGAATGTTGAACCGATGCCGAGGCTGCCCTTTTGTCTTCCAGTTTACACGCTCTAGCAGCACAgtgcacacacaaagaaaggATGGACGTCctagcaaaaggaaaaaaatgcttttgtttaaaaaacGGGAAGCAAACGGGAAGCGTCTTCtctaaaactaaacaaacactcacagTACACTTTCTCCTAACGACACCAACGGGCAGCGAGAAGGTGCTGCTGAC comes from the Anopheles coluzzii chromosome 2, AcolN3, whole genome shotgun sequence genome and includes:
- the LOC120952677 gene encoding transmembrane protein 135-like; amino-acid sequence: MQVLSKMTPVPVTCLEYVHPWTQSCTVATAELMIIGVQYCLRIYAAVYALSLVMRGRIPSLPELKKTLRGWLQSTAFLTTNAFSYSIMMCSLRRLLGSYNFYTASYVPAFFAALISIMVERSSRRALLALYVSNVATETMWNILQSRGLVRSIPHGEIAIFGVATSVLMYCYRKNRQKEYRDSMFDVVRFAIGDSEVMKGDTPSEGVETSAVQNVVGRAESSQRASKSPKYPLPFIQAAVQAYLQLTGRLKAMGKHKLCRHRYGCVYDTLSSGGRMFSIGLGIQVVMKAVLQMRKFISRPALLRKTFLSKDIARLGLFLGGFTSIYKMSSCLLRHFTDSDSPMFAFPSGLLASVAFAFYSDNTIALYIMWKTLQITYNWGIEKGYLPRVPGFTVMLYAVSTALLFHAATIEPQNLRPSYWKFLHSISGGRICIMDRSGFDVYGLNTSGQIRTMMNLCKTEPILQGRLS